One genomic region from Antedon mediterranea chromosome 3, ecAntMedi1.1, whole genome shotgun sequence encodes:
- the LOC140043865 gene encoding tetratricopeptide repeat protein 36-like isoform X1 translates to MQSVRDEAVLNAIFNPLFPVPTKQTEDEIIEKEEENEEVTKVKQFELEGVHAAEKGDLYAALTAFHKAVELMPERASCYNNRAQALRLKGDIKGAVEDLEMAIKLSNGSGKAACQAYIQRGLIRKLQGEEEPALNDFKKASNLGSEFAKAQVVQMNPYAAMCNQMLTDVLQQLKSGQYQD, encoded by the exons atGCAATCTGTCCGCGATGAGGCTGTTttgaatgcaatttttaatcccTTGTTCCCAGTTCCCACAAAACAAACAGAAGATGAGATAATAGAGAAAG aagaagaaaatgaagaggtaacaaaagtaaaacaattcGAATTGGAAGGAGTACATGCCGCAGAGAAGGGAGACCTCTATGCTGCATTAACCGCTTTCCATAAAGCTGTGGAGCTTATGCCAGAGAGGGCGTCCTGCTACAATAATAGAGCTCAAGCCCTTCGATTGAAAGGTGACATTAAag GAGCTGTTGAAGACCTAGAAATGGCAATTAAACTAAGCAACGGTAGTGGAAAGGCTGCATGTCAGGCTTACATTCAACGTGGTCTGATTCGAAAACTACAGGGTGAAGAAGAGCCTGCACTGAATGACTTTAAGAAAGCTTCGAACCTAGGCAGCGAGTTTGCTAAGGCGCAAGTGGTGCAAATGAATCCATACGCCGCAATGTGCAATCAAATGTTAACAGACGTTTTACAACAGCTGAAGTCTGGACAATATCAAGATTGA
- the LOC140043865 gene encoding tetratricopeptide repeat protein 36-like isoform X2, translated as MQSVRDEAVLNAIFNPLFPVPTKQTEDEIIEKEEENEEVTKVKQFELEGVHAAEKGDLYAALTAFHKAVELMPERASCYNNRAQALRLKGAVEDLEMAIKLSNGSGKAACQAYIQRGLIRKLQGEEEPALNDFKKASNLGSEFAKAQVVQMNPYAAMCNQMLTDVLQQLKSGQYQD; from the exons atGCAATCTGTCCGCGATGAGGCTGTTttgaatgcaatttttaatcccTTGTTCCCAGTTCCCACAAAACAAACAGAAGATGAGATAATAGAGAAAG aagaagaaaatgaagaggtaacaaaagtaaaacaattcGAATTGGAAGGAGTACATGCCGCAGAGAAGGGAGACCTCTATGCTGCATTAACCGCTTTCCATAAAGCTGTGGAGCTTATGCCAGAGAGGGCGTCCTGCTACAATAATAGAGCTCAAGCCCTTCGATTGAAAG GAGCTGTTGAAGACCTAGAAATGGCAATTAAACTAAGCAACGGTAGTGGAAAGGCTGCATGTCAGGCTTACATTCAACGTGGTCTGATTCGAAAACTACAGGGTGAAGAAGAGCCTGCACTGAATGACTTTAAGAAAGCTTCGAACCTAGGCAGCGAGTTTGCTAAGGCGCAAGTGGTGCAAATGAATCCATACGCCGCAATGTGCAATCAAATGTTAACAGACGTTTTACAACAGCTGAAGTCTGGACAATATCAAGATTGA
- the LOC140045232 gene encoding methylenetetrahydrofolate reductase (NADPH)-like: MAEIQEVNGPVGLSDLKALQFDKNTWPRDLTRQSSSTSGVSSEGCTPLASRSSSPVFTRLIDKINQRIALNERWFSIEFFPPRTANGAVNLLSRFDKFLEGGPLFCDVTWHPAGNPEGDSATSSLTIASSALNYCGLDTMLHLTCARQTKEKIRNTLRRAKDLGIKSVLALRGDAPDGDEWTFNSDGFNYATDLVKFIRQEFGDFFVICVAGYPHGHPEAESFDKDILHLKQKVDAGADFIITQLFFQASTFLKFLSACRQAGITVPIIPGILPIQGYHSLKNLVKLSGLQVPKYIIDVVEPIKDNDEAIRNYGIHLSTQICRELFDSGHVLGLHFYTLNREIATREIAKNLGLWCNELQRPLPWKPTANHTRVKEDVRPIFWATRPKSYVYRTQDWDEFPNGRWGNSNSPAFGEMKDYYLFYLRSNATKDQMIKQWGEELTCEQDVFDVFSCYLSGEPNRYGNKVTRIPWNDDEIAPETQRLCKNLVELNKQGILTINSQPNVNGEDSTDPVVGWGPPGGFVYQKAYLEFFTSRDNMEALLEVLRDYPQVNFHIINHTGTENIRNSDEFKPIAVTWGVFPGAEIIQPTVVDTISFQYWKDEAFGLWKEKWAKIYPEMSVSRQIINHIHDTYYLVNLVDNHYPKGNVLFEILQKMLKSKGNTKRSIVSIDELDGAKKIKMDEEMN, translated from the exons ATGGCTGAAATCCAGGAAGTAAATGGACCTGTAGGCCTTTCAGATCTGAAAGCTTTGcaatttgataaaaatacatGGCCCAGAGATCTGACACGGCAGAGTAGCAGTACAAGTGGCGTTAGCAGTGAGGGTTGTACGCCACTAGCTTCTCGCAGTTCATCACCTGTCTTTACACGCCTTATCGATAAGATAAACCAACGTATTGCACTTAATGAAAGGTGGTTTTCAATAGAATTTTTCCCACCCAGGACGGCAAATGGAGCTGTCAATTTATTATCGAG ATTTGACAAGTTCTTGGAAGGAGGCCCACTTTTTTGCGATGTAACATGGCACCCAGCTGGCAATCCAGAGGGTGACTCTGCAACTAGTTCTTTGACTATTGCCAGTTCCGCACTTAATTATTGCGGATTGGACACCATGCTCCATTTGACGTGCGCACGACAGACGAAGGAGAAAATAAGAAACACGCTCCGACGAGCAAAGGATCTTGGTATTAAGAGTGTTTTGGCACTGAGAGGAG ACGCCCCAGATGGTGATGAGTGGACGTTTAATTCGGACGGTTTCAATTACGCAACAGACTTAGTTAAATTCATCAGACAAGAGTTTGGTGATTTCTTTGTCATCTGTGTGGCAG GGTACCCCCACGGCCACCCAGAAGCTGAAAGTTTTGATAAGGATATTCTGCACTTAAAACAGAAAGTAGACGCCGGTGCGGACTTCATCATTACGCAACTTTTTTTCCAGGCCAGTacgtttttaaagtttttaagtGCCTGTCGCCAAGCCGGAATAACAGTGCCTATTATACCAGGAATTCTACCCATTCAG GGATATCATTCGCTGAAAAACCTTGTGAAATTGTCGGGACTGCAAGTACCAAAATATATCATTGACGTAGTTGAACCAATCAAAGATAATGATGAGGCAATCAGAAATTACGGCATTCACCTTTCAACCCAGATATGTCGAGAACTCTTTGATAG TGGCCATGTTTTAGGACTTCATTTCTACACCTTAAACAGAGAAATCGCCACAAGAGAAATTGCCAAAAACCTTGGACTGTGGTGTAATGAGCTACAAAGACCATTACCATGGAAACCAACAGCCAATCACACTAGAGTAAAAGAGGATGTTCGTCCAATATTTTGGGCAACTCGTCCAAAAAGTTATGTATATAG aACTCAGGATTGGGATGAGTTTCCAAACGGTCGCTGGGGTAACTCTAACTCGCCAGCGTTTGGGGAGATGAAAGACTATTATCTGTTTTACCTGCGAAGCAATGCTACAAAGGACCAGATGATAAAGCAGTGGGGGGAAGAGCTTACGTGTGAACAAGACGTCTTTGATGTCTTCTCATGCTATCTGTCAGGTGAACCTAATAGATATGGCAACAAG GTAACGCGCATCCCGTGGAATGACGACGAGATCGCTCCCGAGACTCAACGCCTTTGTAAGAATCTGGTGGAGTTGAATAAACAAGGAATCCTGACAATCAACTCACAACCAAATGTCAATGGAGAGGACTCCACAGATCCAGTAGTTGGATGGGGCCCTCCAGGGGGCTTTGTCTATCAGAAG GCCTATCTAGAGTTCTTTACATCTAGGGATAATATGGAAGCGTTACTAGAAGTGCTACGAGACTACCCTCAGGTTAATTTCCATATCATCAACCACACA GGCACCGAAAACATCAGAAATTCCGATGAGTTCAAGCCGATTGCGGTCACCTGGGGCGTGTTCCCAGGGGCCGAGATCATCCAGCCCACGGTTGTTGACACTATTAGTTTCCAGTATTGGAAG GATGAAGCATTTGGCCTGTGGAAAGAAAAGTGGGCCAAGATTTACCCAGAGATGTCAGTGTCTCGTCAGATAATAAATCATATACATGATACGTATTATCTGGTTAACTTGGTGGACAATCATTATCCTAAAGGAAATGTCCTTTTCGAAATACTTCAAAAGATGTTGAAGAGCAAAGGTAATACTAAAAGGTCAATAGTGTCCATCGATGAACTCGACGGTGCTAAGAAAATAAAG ATGGATGAAGAAATGAATTGA
- the LOC140045233 gene encoding protein SCO1 homolog, mitochondrial-like, with protein MLKFSKFQNSAVVLLQQQFWNSSICRVRCHGEMTVRLNSSKSSQTKSRGPITWKSLLVTCALGGVAIGGFKYFKHQKELALEKERSRSLGKAAIGGPFSLVDHEGNPKTNKDYLGQWVLLYFGFTHCPDICPDELEKMVDVVNKIDESRNLPNVVPLFITIDPERDDIKTIAAYVKEFSPKFIGLTGTNEQVKEAAKNFRVYFSQGPKDEDNDYIVDHTIIMYLLDPDGQFIDYYGQNKLQDEIAGSIASHMRKYKNMH; from the exons atg ttaAAGTTTTCAAAGTTTCAAAATTCTGCTGTTGTGCTGCTGCAGCAGCAGTTTTGGAACAGTTCCATATGCCGAGTAAGATGTCATGGTGAAATGACAGTTAGACTAAACAGTTCAAAATCAAGTCAAACTAAATCAAGAGGG CCTATTACATGGAAGTCGCTTTTAGTCACATGTGCACTGGGAGGAGTAGCGATTGGTggatttaaatatttcaaacatCAAAAAGAATTAG CTCTTGAAAAGGAACGATCAAGATCTCTTGGTAAAGCGGCTATAGGAGGGCCGTTCTCATTGGTTGATCATGAAGGAAATCCAAAGACAAACAAAGATTACCTTGGCCAATGGGTACTATTGTACTTTGGCTTCACTCATTGTCCTGACATCTGTCCTGATGAACTAGAGAAGATGGTGGATGTTGTAAATAAAATTG aTGAGAGTCGCAATTTACCAAATGTCGTTCCGCTGTTTATTACAATTGATCCAGAGAGGGATGATATCAAAACAATTGCTGcttatgtcaaag aATTTAGCCCAAAATTTATTGGTTTAACTGGAACAAATGAACAGGTGAAAGAAGCAGCGAAGAACTTCAGAGTTTATTTCAGTCAGGGGCCTAAAGATGAGGACAATGATTACATT GTTGACCATACAATCATCATGTACCTTCTTGACCCGGATGGTCAGTTTATAGATTATTACGGCCAAAACAAGTTGCAAGATGAAATAGCCGGTAGTATTGCATCGCATATGAGGAAATACAAGAACATGCACTAA
- the LOC140043868 gene encoding signal recognition particle receptor subunit beta-like, with protein MNLRMLKEELSKQDPVILSIVVAVAVVLLTIVIYKLVARGKGGRNAVLLVGLSGSGKTLLFSRLLFNKGASTFTSIKENVGSYVTLNKKTINVVDIPGNVRQRQQYLDQYQTQARGLVFVIDSATFQKEVKEVAEYLYNILSDAIIYKMSPKLLVMCNKQDITLSKSSNVIKTQLEKEINTVRKTKAAALGSTDDSSSSSGVFLGKKDKPFEFAHLSKYKVEFVECSAKPEADEEEPEIGPLQEWLASRV; from the exons ATGAACTTGCGAATGCTGAAAGAAGAGTTATCTAAACAAGATCCCGTGATTTTGAGCATTGTAGTTGCTGTAGCAGTAGTTTTACTAACCATag ttATTTACAAGTTGGTGGCTCGTGGAAAAGGAGGAAGAAATGCTGTTTTACTTGTTGGACTGTCTGGTTCTGGAAAAACTCTTTTGTTTTCAAgg cTACTGTTTAACAAAGGTGCTTCAACATTTACatcaataaaagaaaatgttggAAGCTACGTCACTCTGAATAAGAAGACAATAAATGTTGTGGACATACCTGGAAATGTCCGACAAAGACAGCAATACTTAGACCAGTACCAAACACAAGCAAG agGATTAGTGTTTGTGATCGATAGTGCCACGTTTCAGAAAGAAGTAAAAGAAGTTGCtgaatatttatacaatatattgaGCGATGCAATTATATATAAGATGTCACCGAAACTGCTGGTGATGTGTAACAAACAGGACATTACTCTGTCAAAATCTTCTAACGTTATCAAGACGCAACTTGAAAAAGAAAT AAACACTGTTCGTAAGACTAAAGCAGCAGCTCTTGGCAGCACTGATGATTCCAGCTCTTCTTCAGGGGTGTTCCTTGGCAAGAAGGATAAACCATTTGAATTTGCTCATTTGTCAAAGTATAAAGTTGAATTTGTAGAGTGTAGCGCTAAACCAGAAGCCGACGAGGAGGAACCAGAGATTGGACCCCTTCAAGAATGGCTGGCTAGTAGAGTgtga